The following proteins are co-located in the Vicinamibacteria bacterium genome:
- the hslV gene encoding ATP-dependent protease subunit HslV, producing MVPAPSRGRTRGTTVLAVRRDGRTAVAADGQVTLGDTIMKEGARKLRRLAEGKVIAGFAGTTADAQALFAKFEAKLQEFRGNLERAAVELAKDWRTDRVLRRLDALLVVADTEHVLLLSGNGDLIEPDDGILAIGSGGPYALAAARALHANTSLSAGEIAREAMRIAAGICIFTNDRILIEEL from the coding sequence ATGGTCCCCGCACCTTCCCGGGGACGAACCCGTGGCACGACGGTGCTCGCGGTTCGTCGAGACGGACGCACGGCGGTGGCCGCCGACGGGCAGGTCACGCTGGGCGACACGATCATGAAAGAAGGCGCCCGCAAGCTCCGACGCTTGGCCGAAGGGAAGGTGATCGCGGGATTCGCCGGGACCACGGCGGACGCGCAGGCTCTGTTCGCGAAGTTCGAGGCGAAACTCCAGGAGTTTCGGGGCAACCTGGAGCGGGCCGCGGTGGAGCTCGCCAAGGACTGGCGCACCGACCGCGTGCTCCGACGACTCGATGCGCTCCTGGTCGTGGCCGATACCGAGCATGTATTGTTGCTGTCGGGCAACGGCGATTTGATCGAGCCCGACGACGGCATCCTGGCGATTGGCTCGGGTGGACCGTATGCGCTGGCCGCGGCGCGCGCGCTCCATGCCAACACCTCTCTTTCCGCGGGCGAGATCGCCAGGGAAGCGATGCGAATCGCGGCGGGCATCTGTATCTTCACGAACGATCGCATCCTGATCGAGGAGCTTTGA